The DNA sequence GCACCATGATCATGTTGCGACCGTCCTGCTTGGCCGACGACTCGACGAAGCCGAGCTCCGTGACGTCTTCGGCGAGCTTCTGCAGCAGCCGGTAGCCGAGCTCCGGCCGGGACTGCTCGCGGCCGCGGAACATGATCGTGACCTTGACCTTGTTGCCCGCCGCCAGGAAGCGCGACACGTGACCCTTCTTGGTCTCGTAGTCGTGCTGGTCGATCTTGGGGCGCAGCTTCTGTTCCTTGATGACGGTCAGCTGCTGGTTGCGACGCGACTCGCGGGCCTTCTGCGCGCTCTCGTACTTGAACTTGCCGAAGTCCATGAGCTTGCACACGGGCGGGCGGGCTTGCGGCGCGACCTCGACGAGGTCGAGATCGTTCTCTTGCGCCAGGCGCAGCGCATCTTCGATCCGGACGATGCCGAC is a window from the Amycolatopsis sp. NBC_00355 genome containing:
- the infC gene encoding translation initiation factor IF-3, producing MWAPGRNENRKHSSDQGGPISSETRINDRIRVPEVRLVGPAGEQVGIVRIEDALRLAQENDLDLVEVAPQARPPVCKLMDFGKFKYESAQKARESRRNQQLTVIKEQKLRPKIDQHDYETKKGHVSRFLAAGNKVKVTIMFRGREQSRPELGYRLLQKLAEDVTELGFVESSAKQDGRNMIMVLAPHKNVKPKAKVEPVPESVPEA